The Aequorivita sublithincola DSM 14238 genome window below encodes:
- a CDS encoding alpha/beta fold hydrolase, producing the protein MNSEKTHVYFVPGLAAGSEIFRNIKFPETFEIHILEWLIPEKGESLESYAKRMALGVTEKNAILIGVSFGGVVVQEMSYFLKLKKLIIISSVKSRSELPRRMKIASLTKAYKLIPTSLVLSVEDLTKFSVGPKSKKRLTLYQQYLHVRNKQYLDWALEQMITWEKKTEIENIIHLHGEKDMVFPIKYIQECEVIKGGTHIMILNKGREISKKLLEIFKQ; encoded by the coding sequence ATGAATTCAGAAAAAACACATGTTTATTTCGTTCCCGGACTAGCGGCGGGAAGCGAAATCTTTAGAAATATTAAATTTCCCGAAACGTTTGAAATCCATATTTTAGAATGGCTGATCCCCGAAAAAGGTGAAAGTTTGGAATCTTATGCCAAAAGAATGGCACTAGGAGTAACAGAAAAAAACGCTATTTTAATAGGTGTTTCCTTTGGAGGAGTAGTAGTACAGGAAATGAGTTATTTTTTGAAATTAAAAAAACTCATTATAATTTCCAGCGTGAAAAGTAGAAGTGAACTACCACGACGAATGAAAATAGCCAGTTTGACAAAGGCTTACAAATTAATCCCAACAAGTTTGGTTTTAAGTGTTGAAGATTTAACCAAGTTTTCAGTTGGTCCAAAATCAAAAAAACGATTAACGCTTTATCAACAATATTTGCACGTTCGCAATAAACAATACCTAGATTGGGCTCTTGAACAAATGATTACTTGGGAAAAAAAGACGGAAATTGAGAATATCATTCATCTTCACGGTGAAAAAGATATGGTTTTCCCTATAAAATATATTCAGGAATGCGAAGTTATTAAAGGCGGAACACACATTATGATATTAAATAAAGGCAGAGAAATTTCGAAAAAGCTGTTAGAAATTTTTAAGCAATAA
- the mtaB gene encoding tRNA (N(6)-L-threonylcarbamoyladenosine(37)-C(2))-methylthiotransferase MtaB, whose translation MDSPKKVAFYTLGCKLNFSETSTIARSFEGEGFERVDFSEKADIYVINTCSVTENADKKFKTIVKQAQKANPNAFVAAVGCYAQLKPNELADVDGVDLVLGATEKFKITDYLNDLSKNDFGEVHSCEIEEADFYVGSYSIGDRTRAFLKIQDGCDYKCTYCTIPLARGISRSDTLENVLQNAFEISQQGIKEIVLTGVNIGDYGKGEFGNKKHEHTFFELVKALDEVEGIERLRISSIEPNLLKNETIEFVSKSKTFVPHFHIPLQSGSNAILKLMRRRYMRELYIERVAKIRELMPHACIGVDVIVGFPDETEERFLETYHFLNELDISYLHVFTYSERDNTPAAEMEGVVPKKVRNKRSKMLRGLSAKKRRAFYESQLGSNRTVLFEGENKEGYIHGFTENYVKVKAPWNPQLVNTLQEITLTEIDEDGLVRFTVSETVSV comes from the coding sequence ATGGATTCACCAAAAAAAGTAGCTTTTTATACCCTTGGTTGCAAACTTAATTTCAGCGAAACTTCTACCATTGCTAGAAGTTTTGAAGGAGAAGGTTTTGAGCGTGTGGATTTTTCCGAGAAAGCAGACATCTACGTTATAAATACTTGCAGTGTTACTGAAAACGCTGATAAAAAATTCAAAACCATTGTTAAACAAGCACAGAAAGCAAATCCAAATGCTTTTGTTGCAGCTGTTGGTTGCTATGCACAGCTAAAACCAAATGAATTGGCAGATGTTGATGGTGTTGATTTAGTTTTGGGCGCTACCGAAAAATTTAAAATCACGGATTATTTAAATGATCTTTCCAAAAATGATTTCGGCGAGGTGCATTCTTGTGAAATTGAAGAAGCAGACTTTTATGTAGGTTCCTATTCCATTGGTGATAGGACTCGTGCTTTCCTAAAAATTCAGGATGGTTGCGATTATAAATGCACCTATTGCACGATTCCGTTGGCACGTGGAATATCACGAAGCGATACTTTAGAAAATGTTTTGCAGAATGCTTTTGAAATTTCACAACAAGGCATAAAGGAAATCGTTTTAACAGGTGTAAACATTGGCGATTACGGAAAGGGAGAATTTGGAAATAAAAAACACGAACACACTTTTTTTGAATTGGTAAAAGCTTTGGATGAAGTGGAAGGCATTGAAAGACTTCGCATTTCTTCCATAGAACCCAATCTTTTAAAGAATGAAACGATTGAATTCGTTTCAAAATCAAAAACTTTTGTACCGCATTTCCATATTCCATTGCAAAGTGGAAGCAATGCTATTCTGAAATTAATGCGTCGCCGTTATATGCGCGAACTTTATATTGAAAGAGTTGCCAAAATTCGTGAACTAATGCCACACGCTTGCATTGGCGTTGATGTTATAGTAGGTTTCCCTGATGAAACAGAAGAACGATTTTTAGAAACCTATCATTTTTTAAATGAATTAGATATTTCATATTTACACGTTTTCACTTATTCTGAAAGAGACAACACTCCAGCTGCCGAAATGGAAGGAGTTGTACCTAAAAAAGTGCGAAACAAACGCAGCAAAATGTTGCGAGGTCTTTCAGCAAAAAAGAGAAGAGCATTTTATGAAAGTCAATTAGGGTCGAACAGAACAGTTCTTTTTGAAGGCGAAAACAAGGAAGGTTACATTCATGGTTTCACAGAAAATTACGTTAAAGTAAAAGCGCCGTGGAATCCGCAATTGGTTAATACTTTACAGGAAATTACACTTACGGAGATAGATGAAGATGGTTTAGTACGATTTACTGTTTCTGAAACGGTTTCGGTCTAA
- a CDS encoding GNAT family N-acetyltransferase: MREDVEITDNEFLRQFELEIGETMARIEYSLQDRKIFLTKYEMSDELEEQGYREVFIKAVFEEVKRREISLVPTSPEVAGFMRKNRRKYKDLLPVGINI, translated from the coding sequence ATGAGAGAAGATGTAGAAATTACCGACAACGAATTTTTGAGACAATTTGAACTCGAAATTGGCGAAACTATGGCTCGTATAGAATATTCTTTACAGGATCGAAAAATTTTCCTAACCAAATATGAAATGTCTGATGAACTTGAAGAACAAGGTTATAGAGAAGTTTTTATTAAGGCAGTTTTCGAGGAAGTGAAAAGACGCGAAATAAGTCTAGTTCCCACAAGCCCCGAAGTTGCTGGGTTTATGCGAAAAAACCGTAGAAAATATAAAGATTTATTACCTGTTGGAATTAATATTTAG
- a CDS encoding oxidoreductase, which translates to MRFIVAIFTVFLLFSCEKKTEIEISSVEITPVFIDSLSIRAIQPLDENRVWFGADKGKVGLIDGDTPKLAVIKYGDSLLHFRSIAVTKEAVFVLSIANPAVLYKIGFNGSEATNIEEVFNEKDENVFYDSMKFWNDDEGIAIGDPVENCMSIIVTCDGGNSWSKIPCENLPKVEKGEAAFATSNSNIAIFGDNAWVATGGRKSRVMHTADKGKTWEIFDTPIVHGKAMTGIYSIDFRDENNGIVFGGNWEDKPFNEGNKAITKNGGKTWKLIANGKEPGYRSSVRYIPGTEGQGIVAVGSPGISFSGDGGKNWKELSKKGFYAIEFVNDSIAFASGNNIISRLVFRK; encoded by the coding sequence ATGCGTTTTATAGTTGCAATCTTTACTGTTTTTCTTCTTTTTTCCTGTGAAAAGAAAACTGAAATTGAAATCAGTTCAGTGGAAATAACTCCCGTTTTTATTGATAGTCTGAGCATTCGTGCCATTCAACCTTTGGATGAAAACAGAGTTTGGTTTGGTGCTGATAAAGGAAAAGTTGGTTTAATTGATGGCGACACACCAAAACTTGCCGTGATTAAATATGGAGACTCATTACTTCACTTTCGTTCCATTGCTGTTACCAAGGAAGCAGTTTTTGTTCTGAGCATCGCTAATCCGGCTGTGTTATATAAAATTGGTTTCAACGGAAGCGAAGCCACTAATATTGAAGAGGTTTTTAATGAAAAAGATGAAAACGTTTTTTACGATTCTATGAAATTCTGGAATGATGATGAAGGAATTGCAATTGGTGATCCAGTGGAAAATTGTATGTCAATCATCGTAACTTGTGATGGCGGAAACTCTTGGAGCAAAATTCCTTGTGAAAATCTCCCAAAAGTAGAAAAAGGGGAAGCAGCTTTTGCGACAAGTAACTCCAACATTGCAATCTTTGGTGACAACGCCTGGGTAGCAACCGGCGGAAGAAAATCGCGCGTAATGCACACCGCAGATAAAGGTAAAACTTGGGAGATTTTTGACACGCCAATTGTTCATGGAAAAGCGATGACAGGAATTTATAGTATTGATTTTAGAGATGAAAACAACGGAATAGTCTTCGGTGGAAACTGGGAAGACAAACCTTTTAATGAAGGAAATAAAGCAATAACCAAAAACGGAGGTAAAACATGGAAACTCATTGCCAATGGAAAGGAACCAGGATATCGTTCTTCAGTAAGATATATTCCCGGAACAGAAGGGCAGGGGATTGTGGCTGTTGGTTCGCCCGGAATTTCCTTTAGCGGCGATGGCGGCAAAAACTGGAAAGAACTTTCAAAAAAAGGTTTTTATGCTATTGAGTTTGTAAATGATAGCATTGCTTTCGCTTCTGGAAACAATATTATTTCGAGATTGGTTTTTAGAAAGTAA
- a CDS encoding GEVED domain-containing protein, whose translation MNQKKLLTAILLLLSIGIFAQEKFPPEQIIIGNFVGQTVPLRDFPTMPNNLNLDPKTLTVVPNESNTQIEINDVPPTVIDNLQKTLGQIVTRPIEQNFVGASSSESGFFPPDPTGAVGPNHYVHSVNSLVKIFSKTGTLLVGPVSLGTFLGFGGNSGDPIVLYDQLADRWLVSEFGNINGGNSLAIGVSATSDPTGAYNVYQYSFSGFPDYPHYAVWPDAYYGTINLDGATTRAFALDRDKIISGAPNPAIVIFSLPGIVVNPNQVKSPEAANLLGNTIAPNTPGYVTYLQDDGWNGVSFDHLKVWEMTVDWTNPSNSTISAPLEIPTDPFDAGELFGQGAISQPGTSQKLAGHGGIISFGANYRSFADHNSWLITFNTFVDNNQTGGIRWIELRNDDSSPWTIYQEGTYAPADGNSRFMSSSAMDIYGNIGLAYSIGSSTLPVGIRYTGRFDGDPLGTMTVVETTIKNGVGVRTNTYRYGDYGHTTMDPDNFTFWHTADYFSSNNAWRTQIASFRISGGFTADVGVSAIVQPENGILTNAETVEVSIRNYGSASQTNIPLELRVDGSLIASETFTATIASGATATYTFAQTVDLSTPGQTYSIEVKTKLTGDEFPSNDLLTKEVKNLFAKDVGATVIVSPVSSPGLGNSETVTAKIKNFGAASQSNFSVQYVIDGGTPVVETYTGTIASEQEVTYSFAQTADFSALGIYNLAVSTSLAGDGDNSNNSVTSQVENIICQPSGNCSAGHGFRLFSIAEINNPSACEGYGDFTNLVANLAPNSTTPLTIKTGFGSQYIKIWIDYNDDSIFTIDEVVVDNVQIAPGQGPGTYTETINLVIPGISAMGNHRMRARANWNGPVPANACQDTPFGETEDYTVNLGALGVDDFAIRNGELIITSTDNKHFDISLVSDYDGMGYISIYNMLGQELGIKPVGKVDGAYNLKLDMSSASSGVYIIKAGGQTTTAVQTARIIVK comes from the coding sequence ATGAATCAAAAAAAATTACTTACTGCAATACTATTATTGCTAAGCATTGGGATATTCGCACAAGAAAAATTCCCGCCTGAACAAATTATTATTGGAAACTTTGTCGGTCAGACAGTTCCTTTGCGTGATTTTCCAACAATGCCAAACAATCTTAATTTAGATCCAAAAACGCTTACTGTAGTTCCAAACGAATCTAATACTCAAATTGAAATCAATGACGTTCCACCAACGGTTATTGACAATCTTCAGAAAACACTAGGTCAAATTGTTACTAGACCTATAGAACAAAATTTTGTTGGCGCTTCTTCGTCAGAGTCTGGTTTTTTTCCTCCAGATCCAACAGGAGCAGTGGGGCCTAATCATTATGTACATTCTGTAAATTCACTGGTAAAAATTTTCTCTAAAACAGGAACTTTATTGGTAGGTCCAGTTTCTTTAGGAACCTTTTTAGGTTTTGGTGGAAACAGTGGCGATCCTATTGTTTTGTACGATCAATTGGCAGACAGATGGCTTGTTAGCGAATTTGGAAATATTAATGGAGGTAATTCTTTAGCAATTGGAGTATCTGCAACGAGCGATCCTACGGGAGCTTATAATGTGTATCAATATTCTTTTAGCGGCTTTCCAGATTACCCACACTATGCTGTTTGGCCAGATGCTTATTATGGTACAATAAATTTAGATGGAGCTACAACTCGCGCTTTTGCGTTGGACCGTGATAAAATTATAAGTGGTGCGCCAAACCCTGCAATTGTAATATTCTCTCTTCCGGGAATCGTGGTGAATCCAAACCAGGTAAAAAGCCCTGAAGCTGCAAACCTTTTAGGAAATACAATAGCACCAAATACGCCGGGATATGTTACCTATCTTCAAGATGATGGATGGAATGGTGTTTCATTTGACCATTTAAAAGTTTGGGAAATGACTGTAGATTGGACGAATCCTTCAAATTCCACTATTTCTGCACCACTTGAAATCCCAACAGATCCATTTGATGCTGGTGAACTTTTTGGACAAGGAGCAATATCACAACCTGGAACTAGTCAAAAACTTGCAGGACACGGTGGGATTATTTCTTTTGGAGCAAACTATAGAAGTTTTGCTGATCACAATTCTTGGCTTATAACCTTCAACACCTTTGTTGATAACAATCAAACAGGCGGAATTAGATGGATAGAGCTTAGAAATGATGATTCAAGCCCTTGGACAATTTACCAAGAGGGAACTTATGCGCCAGCTGACGGAAATAGCCGATTTATGAGTAGCTCAGCTATGGATATCTATGGAAACATCGGTCTTGCTTATAGTATTGGTAGTTCTACTTTGCCAGTAGGAATACGTTATACTGGTCGTTTTGATGGTGATCCTTTAGGAACGATGACTGTAGTAGAAACAACTATTAAAAATGGAGTTGGTGTACGAACCAATACCTATAGATATGGGGATTATGGCCATACTACCATGGATCCTGATAATTTTACATTTTGGCATACGGCAGATTACTTTTCATCAAATAATGCTTGGAGAACTCAGATAGCTTCTTTTAGAATTTCAGGAGGTTTTACGGCTGATGTAGGTGTAAGCGCTATTGTTCAACCTGAAAACGGTATTTTAACCAATGCGGAAACAGTTGAAGTTAGTATTCGAAATTATGGATCCGCTTCACAAACAAATATTCCTTTGGAACTTCGTGTGGATGGAAGTTTAATAGCTTCGGAAACTTTTACCGCAACTATTGCTTCTGGAGCAACAGCTACCTACACTTTTGCACAAACAGTAGATCTTTCTACTCCGGGGCAAACTTATAGTATTGAAGTAAAGACCAAATTAACAGGAGATGAGTTTCCTTCTAATGACCTATTAACGAAGGAAGTTAAAAATCTATTCGCAAAAGACGTTGGCGCTACCGTTATAGTTTCACCAGTTAGTAGTCCAGGTCTAGGTAACAGTGAAACAGTTACGGCAAAAATTAAGAACTTTGGTGCCGCTTCTCAGTCAAATTTTAGCGTACAATATGTTATTGACGGAGGAACACCAGTTGTTGAAACATATACAGGAACCATTGCTTCAGAACAAGAAGTGACCTATAGCTTTGCACAAACTGCAGATTTTTCTGCTTTGGGAATTTATAACCTTGCCGTTTCAACCTCTTTGGCTGGTGATGGAGATAATTCAAACAACTCAGTTACTTCCCAAGTTGAAAATATAATTTGTCAGCCTTCAGGTAATTGTTCAGCCGGTCACGGTTTTAGATTATTTTCAATTGCTGAAATTAACAATCCTTCAGCTTGTGAAGGTTATGGCGATTTTACGAATTTGGTTGCAAATTTAGCACCAAATAGCACCACGCCACTTACCATAAAAACAGGCTTTGGAAGCCAATACATAAAAATATGGATTGATTATAATGACGATTCAATTTTTACAATAGATGAGGTTGTTGTGGATAATGTTCAAATAGCGCCAGGTCAAGGTCCTGGAACATATACCGAAACTATAAATTTGGTTATTCCAGGTATCTCGGCAATGGGTAATCATAGAATGAGAGCGAGAGCAAACTGGAATGGACCTGTGCCAGCAAATGCTTGTCAGGACACTCCATTTGGAGAAACAGAAGATTACACAGTAAATCTTGGTGCTTTGGGAGTTGATGATTTTGCAATTAGAAACGGTGAATTGATAATCACAAGTACTGACAATAAACATTTTGATATTTCATTGGTTTCAGATTATGATGGTATGGGCTATATTTCTATCTATAATATGCTTGGCCAGGAATTGGGTATTAAACCTGTTGGAAAAGTGGATGGAGCTTATAACTTAAAACTAGATATGTCTTCGGCTTCTAGTGGAGTATATATAATCAAGGCTGGTGGCCAAACAACCACGGCTGTGCAAACTGCACGAATTATTGTGAAATAG
- a CDS encoding endonuclease, with the protein MKKIFTLFLLVSLQTVFAQQPYYNDVDITLTGQDLYFALQQKIDIASGTYNYGDTRDSMKITDEDPANNSNVLLLYGYDDTDGSCTTDRTRSKGAFGGGNCEYNREHTFVRSNANPPMGDASNNKTGIVADPQNIRPSDQKMNGNRGSKKFMDGSGHADYVGSGNWYPGDEWKGDVARIMMYMYTRYGDRCLPSLNGVGPLQGSTDMLQVYLKWNAEDPVTDFEDQRNPYLETIYGNRNPFIDNPYLATIIWGGPVAEDRWGLIGTQDFNAENISVYPNPTSEVVWVTDNSSFPVESYSVYDISGRNVMHNTFNNAEKKVDVSNLNSGIYLLEFISSEKRITKKIVVQ; encoded by the coding sequence ATGAAAAAAATATTTACCCTATTTCTATTAGTAAGCCTGCAAACCGTTTTTGCACAACAACCTTATTACAATGATGTTGACATTACTTTAACTGGTCAAGATCTTTATTTCGCACTTCAGCAAAAAATTGATATTGCCAGTGGTACTTATAATTATGGAGACACTAGAGATTCAATGAAAATAACCGATGAAGATCCTGCTAACAATAGTAATGTACTTTTACTTTACGGTTATGATGATACCGACGGAAGCTGCACCACAGACAGAACTCGAAGCAAAGGTGCTTTTGGAGGTGGAAACTGTGAGTATAACCGCGAGCATACTTTTGTGCGTTCCAATGCAAACCCTCCCATGGGCGACGCAAGTAACAACAAAACTGGAATTGTGGCGGATCCTCAGAATATTCGTCCAAGCGATCAAAAAATGAATGGGAACAGAGGAAGCAAAAAGTTTATGGATGGCTCTGGTCACGCAGATTACGTTGGAAGTGGAAACTGGTATCCAGGTGATGAATGGAAAGGCGATGTTGCCAGAATAATGATGTATATGTATACTCGTTATGGAGACCGTTGTTTGCCTTCCCTAAATGGTGTTGGACCTTTGCAAGGATCTACAGATATGCTTCAGGTCTATCTTAAATGGAACGCAGAAGATCCTGTAACAGATTTTGAAGATCAACGAAACCCATATTTGGAAACTATCTACGGAAACCGCAACCCTTTTATTGATAATCCTTATTTGGCAACCATTATTTGGGGCGGACCTGTAGCTGAAGATCGTTGGGGACTTATTGGCACGCAAGACTTTAATGCTGAAAACATTTCAGTGTATCCAAATCCAACTTCTGAAGTTGTTTGGGTTACTGACAACTCTTCTTTCCCAGTTGAAAGCTATTCGGTTTATGATATTTCAGGAAGAAACGTGATGCACAACACGTTTAATAACGCTGAGAAAAAAGTAGATGTTTCTAACCTTAATAGTGGTATTTATCTTTTGGAATTTATTTCTTCGGAAAAGAGAATCACTAAAAAAATTGTGGTTCAATAG
- a CDS encoding RsmB/NOP family class I SAM-dependent RNA methyltransferase → MKLHRNLVFATIDSLDLIFNENKQADKVLKNTLKRDKRWGARDRGFIAETTYDIVRWKRLYAEIAEVNEHFDRPNLFRMFTVWATLNGIAIPEWKQFEDTPTRRIKGRFDELSKIRKYRESIPDWLDELGQKELGKKWDKEIAALNQQADVVLRVNTLKTTVEKLQNELADLEIGTETLEGYPDALKLKERGNVFTTDAFKNGLFEVQDASSQKVAEILDAKPGMRVIDACAGAGGKSLHIATMMENKGQLIAMDIYESKLNELKRRARRNDIFNIETRVIDSTKVIKKLIDKADKVLIDAPCSGLGVLKRNPDSKWKMKPEFLDSIRGTQKELLDSYSRMVKPGGQLVYATCSILPSENEMQVKAFLSREAGKDFTMLKDEKILPSKSGFDGFYISLLQKKE, encoded by the coding sequence ATGAAATTACACCGAAATTTAGTATTCGCCACCATAGATTCCCTCGACTTGATTTTTAACGAAAACAAGCAAGCCGATAAAGTACTTAAAAATACATTGAAACGCGACAAACGTTGGGGCGCGCGCGATAGAGGTTTTATAGCTGAAACCACTTACGACATCGTTCGATGGAAAAGATTATATGCTGAAATTGCCGAAGTAAACGAACACTTTGATCGTCCAAATCTTTTTAGAATGTTTACCGTTTGGGCAACCCTTAACGGAATCGCAATCCCAGAATGGAAACAATTCGAAGACACGCCAACCCGCCGCATAAAAGGAAGGTTTGATGAACTTTCAAAAATCAGAAAGTATCGCGAGTCTATTCCAGATTGGCTGGACGAGTTGGGACAAAAGGAATTAGGCAAGAAATGGGACAAGGAAATTGCAGCCTTAAACCAACAAGCCGATGTGGTTTTACGCGTAAATACGCTAAAAACAACCGTTGAAAAACTTCAGAATGAATTGGCAGATCTAGAAATTGGAACTGAAACTTTAGAAGGTTATCCAGACGCGTTAAAACTGAAAGAACGCGGCAATGTTTTCACAACAGATGCTTTTAAAAATGGTTTGTTTGAAGTGCAAGATGCTTCCTCTCAAAAAGTGGCCGAAATACTTGATGCAAAACCTGGAATGCGCGTTATTGATGCTTGCGCCGGAGCTGGTGGAAAAAGCCTTCACATTGCAACAATGATGGAGAATAAAGGCCAATTGATTGCTATGGATATTTACGAAAGTAAGTTGAACGAGTTAAAACGTCGTGCCCGCCGGAACGATATTTTCAACATTGAAACCCGTGTAATTGATTCCACGAAAGTGATAAAAAAATTAATTGACAAAGCCGATAAAGTACTGATAGACGCACCTTGTTCTGGTTTGGGAGTTTTAAAAAGAAACCCAGACTCCAAGTGGAAAATGAAGCCCGAGTTTTTGGATTCAATTCGCGGAACGCAAAAGGAACTATTGGATAGCTACTCTAGAATGGTAAAACCTGGCGGACAATTGGTTTATGCTACTTGCTCCATACTTCCGTCAGAAAACGAAATGCAGGTAAAAGCTTTCTTAAGCCGCGAGGCTGGAAAGGACTTCACAATGTTAAAAGATGAAAAAATATTGCCAAGCAAAAGCGGATTTGATGGATTTTATATTTCTTTGCTTCAGAAAAAAGAATAA
- a CDS encoding lytic transglycosylase domain-containing protein — protein sequence MKMISKIGLGVALLAISAISINAVQDAPTDENFEKKLVNDYNVYALPIPESLDFAGEPMPLNNPDIRERIDRELLVNAYWQSNGLLLFKRAHKYFPQIEPLLKKYGLPDDFKYLAVAESALEYKSSPAGASGIWHFMKGTGLEYGLEINEYVDERYDLEKATIVAAAYLKKSKEKFGSWTMAAASYNAGVGGMNKQINRQKETSYYDLLLNDETSRYVFRIIAIKEIMTHPELYGFNFRTKDLYPEIPTYKVKVDTAVDDWAEWVKPYGINYKILKLHNPWLRDTFLKNASGKEYFIEIPEKGYYQ from the coding sequence ATGAAAATGATAAGTAAAATAGGTTTAGGAGTTGCACTTTTAGCCATAAGTGCAATTAGTATTAACGCAGTTCAGGATGCTCCAACGGACGAGAATTTTGAAAAAAAATTGGTTAATGATTATAATGTTTATGCATTACCAATTCCTGAAAGTCTAGATTTTGCGGGGGAACCTATGCCGCTCAACAACCCAGACATTAGAGAACGAATTGATCGTGAGTTACTTGTTAATGCTTATTGGCAATCAAACGGACTTTTGCTTTTTAAAAGAGCTCATAAATATTTCCCTCAGATAGAGCCGTTGCTGAAGAAGTACGGTTTACCAGATGATTTTAAATATTTGGCGGTGGCCGAAAGTGCTTTAGAGTATAAAAGTTCTCCTGCAGGTGCGAGTGGTATTTGGCATTTTATGAAAGGAACAGGCTTAGAATACGGTCTTGAAATTAATGAATATGTTGATGAGCGTTACGATCTTGAAAAGGCGACTATAGTTGCAGCAGCATATTTAAAGAAATCTAAAGAAAAATTTGGAAGTTGGACGATGGCCGCAGCATCATATAACGCAGGTGTTGGAGGTATGAACAAGCAAATAAACAGACAAAAGGAAACAAGCTATTACGATTTGCTACTTAATGATGAAACAAGCAGATATGTTTTCAGAATAATAGCTATTAAGGAGATAATGACCCATCCTGAGTTATATGGCTTCAATTTTAGAACGAAAGATTTGTATCCTGAAATCCCTACTTACAAGGTAAAAGTAGATACAGCAGTTGACGATTGGGCAGAGTGGGTAAAACCTTACGGAATCAATTATAAAATATTGAAACTTCATAATCCGTGGCTTCGAGATACCTTTTTGAAAAATGCATCTGGGAAGGAGTATTTCATTGAAATTCCTGAAAAAGGATATTATCAATAA